The following proteins are co-located in the Malus sylvestris chromosome 13, drMalSylv7.2, whole genome shotgun sequence genome:
- the LOC126595838 gene encoding uncharacterized protein LOC126595838 isoform X2, with protein MNSINSAMDIDEQKDHEDPLLKFIDYARSVLSPETDENLDPNQNGPETSTRPSWNWTASRILKTCSAYSSGVTTAILLSDLAQAWSEQRRDRPLKKMPECVKQLRKKHKRRKLPNTVTIDSIYEKNFLSLSSVLEAVVVEAFVLPGTNIHMLSLGDYWSSNTIDIYLHRRYCDLVDPRNEILKKGREIFLTGCYLRPATGGGSSYPRLLPTEYLVILLDEDDDGDSLLIGAKFYSDSFSSISAANKDVPYSLYARIESIGPLEVHGKFGTLQRKQITLVNEDDVKLQFLLWGDQVVLANLLSVGSMLALDKPYVSRAIDSGIETSGEVCLEFGSATQLFLVPFIQHEEQVCVALTPNRYQGSRLLSTIDPSQGPQVSQVSLPCDSHGSIDFSSYPFRSFVSGLRDKMTGVSLYGVVTNIVKEKHTAEAVFSLRIEDTTGPIWAKFHFVKNWSLGRLSLGHTVYISGLTCSMTKRKCLEASWFENSAGASFFNLSCLPALLNSSCLRKLSRLADLSSQGSCTQLSFIMWTDSSGLGSLAGGSVQCQYKIFTYHMWSFRYRAPQWGYGVWLL; from the exons ATGAACTCAATCAACTCGGCCATGGACATCGATGAGCAGAAAGACCACGAAGATCCGCTTCTCAAATTCATCGATTACGCCAGGTCCGTCCTCTCGCCCGAAACGGACGAAAATCTGGATCCGAATCAAAACGGACCGGAGACCAGTACTCGACCCAGCTGGAACTGGACCGCCTCTCGGATCCTCAAGACTTGCAGCGCCTACTCCAGCGGCGTCACCACTGCGATTCTGCTCTCAGACCTCGCCCAG GCGTGGAGCGAGCAGCGTAGGGACAGGCCTCTGAAGAAGATGCCGGAATGCGTGAAGCAGTTGAGGAAGAAGCATAAGAGGAGGAAGCTTCCGAACACCGTGACGATTGACTCCATTTATGAGAAGAATTTCTTGTCATTGAGTAGTGTTTTGGAGGCCGTTGTTGTGGAGGCTTTTGTTCTTCCGG GTACCAACATCCATATGCTTTCCTTGGGGGATTACTGGAGCTCCAATACCATTGACATTTATCTCCACCGCCG GTACTGTGACTTAGTAGATCCCCGTAATGAGATTCTGAAGAAGGGGAGGGAGATCTTCCTCACTGGGTGCTATCTTCGTCCTGCCACCGGAGGAGGATCTAGCTATCCGCGGTTGTTGCCAACAGAATATCTAGTGATATTGCTAGATGAG GATGACGATGGTGATTCATTGTTGATAGGAGCTAAGTTTTATTCGGATTcattctcttcaatttctgcagCTAATAAAGATGTCCCTTATTCATTGTATGCAAG AATTGAATCTATTGGGCCACTGGAAGTTCATGGGAAGTTTGGAACTTTACAGAGAAAACAAATTACTCTTGTTAACGAAGATGATGTCAAGCTACAATTTCTGCTGTGGGGTGATCAGGTTGTCCTGGCCAATCTTTTGAG TGTGGGAAGTATGCTTGCACTGGATAAACCATATGTCTCTAGAGCTATAGATAGTGGTATCGAAACAAGTGGTGAAGTTTGCCTTGAATTTGGGAGCGCAACGCAATTGTTTTTGGTGCCTTTCATTCAACATGAGGAGCAA GTATGTGTAGCACTGACACCAAATCGGTATCAAGGGTCAAGACTTCTGAGCACAATAGATCCCAGTCAGGGTCCACAAGTCTCTCAAGTTTCTTTGCCATGTGATTCACATGGGTCTATTGACTTCAGTAGCTATCCTTTCCGA TCATTTGTTTCTGGCCTTCGTGACAAGATGACTGGTGTCAGTCTTTATGGTGTTGTTACCAATATTGTCAAAGAAAAACATACCGCAGAAGCAGTTTTCTCCTTGAGAATTGAAGATACCACTGGACCAATTTGGGCAAAGTTTCATTTTGTGAAGAATTG GTCGCTCGGAAGGTTAAGCCTTGGTCACACAGTGTACATATCAGGCCTGACATGCTCTATGACAAAGCGGAAGTG CTTGGAAGCATCATGGTTTGAGAACAGTGCTGGAGCTTCTTTCTTCAACCTCAGTTGCTTGCCAGCATTACTAAATTCATCTTGTCTTCGTAAGTTGTCAAGACTCGCTGATCTATCCAGCCAGGGTAGCTGCACGCAG TTATCGTTTATCATGTGGACAGATAGTTCAGGTTTGGGCAGTTTGGCTGGGGGCTCAGTCCAATGTCAGTACAAGATTTTCACATACCACATGTGGTCATTTCGTTACCGAGCTCCCCAATGGGGTTATGGAGTGTGGCTTCTGTAA
- the LOC126595838 gene encoding uncharacterized protein LOC126595838 isoform X1, whose product MNSINSAMDIDEQKDHEDPLLKFIDYARSVLSPETDENLDPNQNGPETSTRPSWNWTASRILKTCSAYSSGVTTAILLSDLAQAWSEQRRDRPLKKMPECVKQLRKKHKRRKLPNTVTIDSIYEKNFLSLSSVLEAVVVEAFVLPGTNIHMLSLGDYWSSNTIDIYLHRRYCDLVDPRNEILKKGREIFLTGCYLRPATGGGSSYPRLLPTEYLVILLDEDDDGDSLLIGAKFYSDSFSSISAANKDVPYSLYARIESIGPLEVHGKFGTLQRKQITLVNEDDVKLQFLLWGDQVVLANLLSVGSMLALDKPYVSRAIDSGIETSGEVCLEFGSATQLFLVPFIQHEEQVCVALTPNRYQGSRLLSTIDPSQGPQVSQVSLPCDSHGSIDFSSYPFRSFVSGLRDKMTGVSLYGVVTNIVKEKHTAEAVFSLRIEDTTGPIWAKFHFVKNWSLGRLSLGHTVYISGLTCSMTKRKCLEASWFENSAGASFFNLSCLPALLNSSCLRKLSRLADLSSQGSCTQIVQVWAVWLGAQSNVSTRFSHTTCGHFVTELPNGVMECGFCNDNNCGAEVIRTFHLKITLADESGKVFAWCTGHAAAELLQISPDEFHELPEDEQDMYLASLAKERFTVAIVNCKREGCEGSDALMQEIEGVSWEITRALNNE is encoded by the exons ATGAACTCAATCAACTCGGCCATGGACATCGATGAGCAGAAAGACCACGAAGATCCGCTTCTCAAATTCATCGATTACGCCAGGTCCGTCCTCTCGCCCGAAACGGACGAAAATCTGGATCCGAATCAAAACGGACCGGAGACCAGTACTCGACCCAGCTGGAACTGGACCGCCTCTCGGATCCTCAAGACTTGCAGCGCCTACTCCAGCGGCGTCACCACTGCGATTCTGCTCTCAGACCTCGCCCAG GCGTGGAGCGAGCAGCGTAGGGACAGGCCTCTGAAGAAGATGCCGGAATGCGTGAAGCAGTTGAGGAAGAAGCATAAGAGGAGGAAGCTTCCGAACACCGTGACGATTGACTCCATTTATGAGAAGAATTTCTTGTCATTGAGTAGTGTTTTGGAGGCCGTTGTTGTGGAGGCTTTTGTTCTTCCGG GTACCAACATCCATATGCTTTCCTTGGGGGATTACTGGAGCTCCAATACCATTGACATTTATCTCCACCGCCG GTACTGTGACTTAGTAGATCCCCGTAATGAGATTCTGAAGAAGGGGAGGGAGATCTTCCTCACTGGGTGCTATCTTCGTCCTGCCACCGGAGGAGGATCTAGCTATCCGCGGTTGTTGCCAACAGAATATCTAGTGATATTGCTAGATGAG GATGACGATGGTGATTCATTGTTGATAGGAGCTAAGTTTTATTCGGATTcattctcttcaatttctgcagCTAATAAAGATGTCCCTTATTCATTGTATGCAAG AATTGAATCTATTGGGCCACTGGAAGTTCATGGGAAGTTTGGAACTTTACAGAGAAAACAAATTACTCTTGTTAACGAAGATGATGTCAAGCTACAATTTCTGCTGTGGGGTGATCAGGTTGTCCTGGCCAATCTTTTGAG TGTGGGAAGTATGCTTGCACTGGATAAACCATATGTCTCTAGAGCTATAGATAGTGGTATCGAAACAAGTGGTGAAGTTTGCCTTGAATTTGGGAGCGCAACGCAATTGTTTTTGGTGCCTTTCATTCAACATGAGGAGCAA GTATGTGTAGCACTGACACCAAATCGGTATCAAGGGTCAAGACTTCTGAGCACAATAGATCCCAGTCAGGGTCCACAAGTCTCTCAAGTTTCTTTGCCATGTGATTCACATGGGTCTATTGACTTCAGTAGCTATCCTTTCCGA TCATTTGTTTCTGGCCTTCGTGACAAGATGACTGGTGTCAGTCTTTATGGTGTTGTTACCAATATTGTCAAAGAAAAACATACCGCAGAAGCAGTTTTCTCCTTGAGAATTGAAGATACCACTGGACCAATTTGGGCAAAGTTTCATTTTGTGAAGAATTG GTCGCTCGGAAGGTTAAGCCTTGGTCACACAGTGTACATATCAGGCCTGACATGCTCTATGACAAAGCGGAAGTG CTTGGAAGCATCATGGTTTGAGAACAGTGCTGGAGCTTCTTTCTTCAACCTCAGTTGCTTGCCAGCATTACTAAATTCATCTTGTCTTCGTAAGTTGTCAAGACTCGCTGATCTATCCAGCCAGGGTAGCTGCACGCAG ATAGTTCAGGTTTGGGCAGTTTGGCTGGGGGCTCAGTCCAATGTCAGTACAAGATTTTCACATACCACATGTGGTCATTTCGTTACCGAGCTCCCCAATGGGGTTATGGAGTGTGGCTTCTGTAATGACAACAACTGTGGCGCTGAAGTTATCCGCACTTTCCACCTGAAAATCACTCTCGCAGACGAGAGTGGGAAGGTTTTTGCGTGGTGTACTGGTCATGCTGCTGCAGAGTTGCTGCAAATATCTCCTGACGAATTCCATGAACTGCCTGAG GATGAACAAGATATGTATCTGGCGTCATTAGCGAAAGAGCGATTCACGGTCGCGATTGTTAACTGCAAGCGGGAGGGTTGTGAAGGCAGTGATGCTCTTATGCAAGAAATTGAAGGCGTCTCATGGGAGATCACTCGGGCATTGAACAATGAATAA